The Juglans regia cultivar Chandler chromosome 2, Walnut 2.0, whole genome shotgun sequence genome includes a window with the following:
- the LOC108994220 gene encoding cytochrome P450 78A5 → MSSSGQYSYLFLSLAGSSPALSIELFLCVFLFVAVFAFWLSPGGLSWAVSKTRVGVQNQTAIPGPSGLPFLGMVLSFTGSLTHRVLSKLAEAFKAKPLMAFSVGLTRFIISSHPDTAKEILNSSAFANRPVKESAYELLFHRAMGFAPFGEYWRNLRRISATHLFSPKRIAYFGEFRTRIGLKMVNEIRASMDRNGEVEMRKVLHFGSLNNVMMSVFGRSYEFGEGCGNDGCELRGLVREGYELLGIFNWSDHFPLLGWLDLQGVRKRCRNLVAKVNVFVGRIIEEHRTRVERKGVISGDHDESSADFVDVLLALEKENRLSDSDMIAVLWEMIFRGTDTVAILLEWILARMVLHPDIQAKAQTEIDNMVGMRSVSDSDLPNLPYLHGIVKETLRMHPPGPLLSWARLAIHDTNVGQHFIPAGTVAMVNMWAITHDENVWSEPSKFKPERFMQEDVAILGSDLRLAPFGSGRRVCPGKAMGMATVELWLAQLLQNFKWVPSEHSSRGVVLSECLKLSLEMKHSLVCGAIPRAPRVA, encoded by the exons aTGTCATCATCTGGCCAGTACTCCTATCTCTTCCTTTCTCTGGCTGGTTCTTCACCAGCCCTCAGCATCGAGCTTTTCCTATGTGTGTTTCTCTTTGTCGCTGTTTTTGCTTTCTGGCTCTCACCCGGTGGTCTTTCTTGGGCGGTGTCTAAAACTCGTGTCGGTGTCCAAAATCAAACCGCCATTCCTGGCCCTTCTGGTCTCCCTTTTCTTGGAATGGTTCTCTCTTTCACAGGGTCCTTGACACATAGAGTTCTCAGTAAGCTTGCTGAGGCTTTCAAAGCCAAGCCATTGATGGCATTTTCAGTAGGGTTAACTCGGTTCATTATCTCAAGCCATCCAGACACGGCTAAAGAGATTTTGAACAGCTCGGCTTTTGCTAACCGGCCCGTTAAGGAGTCGGCTTATGAACTTCTCTTTCACAGGGCAATGGGTTTCGCTCCCTTCGGCGAGTACTGGAGGAATCTGAGGAGAATCTCAGCGACCCATTTGTTCAGTCCAAAGAGAATCGCTTATTTCGGGGAGTTTCGCACAAGGATCGGGCTCAAAATGGTGAATGAGATAAGGGCTTCGATGGACAGGAATGGTGAAGTTGAGATGAGGAAAGTTTTGCATTTTGGGTCCTTGAATAACGTCATGATGAGTGTGTTTGGAAGGAGTTATGAGTTTGGTGAGGGGTGTGGGAATGATGGGTGTGAGCTCAGGGGTTTGGTCAGGGAAGGGTATGAGTTACTAGGGATTTTTAATTGGAGTGACCATTTTCCTCTATTGGGTTGGTTGGATTTGCAAGGGGTGAGGAAAAGGTGCAGGAATTTAGTGGCAAAGGTGAATGTTTTTGTTGGGAGGATTATAGAGGAGCACAGGACGAGGGTTGAGAGGAAGGGAGTAATTTCTGGGGATCATGATGAGAGCTCggctgattttgttgatgtgctGCTTGCTCTGGAGAAAGAGAATAGGCTCAGTGACTCTGACATGATTGCTGTTTTATGG GAAATGATCTTCAGAGGGACAGACACAGTGGCAATCCTCCTAGAGTGGATTCTTGCGAGAATGGTATTACACCCAGATATCCAAGCCAAAGCCCAAACCGAGATCGACAACATGGTTGGCATGAGATCAGTGTCAGATTCAGACCTCCCCAACCTCCCATACCTCCATGGAATCGTAAAAGAAACCTTGAGAATGCACCCACCAGGTCCCCTCCTCTCCTGGGCAAGGCTTGCCATCCACGACACCAACGTAGGCCAGCACTTCATCCCTGCCGGCACGGTTGCCATGGTTAACATGTGGGCGATCACTCATGACGAGAATGTCTGGTCCGAGCCCAGCAAGTTCAAGCCAGAGCGTTTCATGCAGGAAGATGTAGCCATTCTGGGGTCAGATCTTAGGTTGGCTCCATTTGGATCTGGAAGAAGGGTCTGTCCTGGAAAGGCCATGGGAATGGCCACTGTTGAGCTCTGGCTTGCGCAATTACTCCAGAATTTCAAATGGGTGCCTTCTGAACATTCATCACGTGGTGTTGTTTTGTCGGAATGTCTAAAGCTTTCATTGGAGATGAAGCACTCCTTGGTCTGCGGGGCAATCCCTAGGGCGCCTAGGGTTGCTTGA